In Thiospirochaeta perfilievii, a single window of DNA contains:
- a CDS encoding L-lactate MFS transporter, with amino-acid sequence MKMKNQKLIILFGAVLMQISIGAIYSWTLFNEALHNKFNWDISDILLTNSLIIFVFAFTTMFSGRLLDRFGSRIIGTIGGILYGLGLILTSRADTLIELYLFYGVIAGIGVGFVYVCPLATCIKWFPKKKGLVTGIAIGAFGMGSLIFKTVIEALIINKGVSQSFLWLGMIYLILTVTGSRLLKEPSKSHSDKHKENNSTLYTVRTMVKTKNFYFIWFSYLLACIGGLLLISSAVEVGLNVAHVTFTQATSAVIIISIFNTLGRLFWGIISDKIGCRLSAMLMFILSALALFTISLIPINIFLFYFLIAIITFCFGGFLVIYPTITSEYFGLTNLGRNYGLVYQAYGVAALIGPILLKHSNSYTTPFIITGITSIIGLILISQIRK; translated from the coding sequence ATGAAAATGAAAAATCAAAAACTAATAATTCTATTTGGTGCCGTCCTAATGCAAATTTCCATAGGGGCTATATACTCATGGACACTTTTTAACGAAGCTTTGCATAATAAGTTTAATTGGGATATTAGTGATATATTATTAACAAACTCACTAATAATATTTGTTTTTGCCTTTACAACGATGTTCTCTGGTAGACTCTTAGATAGATTTGGATCAAGAATAATTGGAACAATAGGTGGAATACTCTACGGTTTAGGCCTAATTTTAACAAGTAGAGCTGATACCCTAATAGAACTATACCTATTTTATGGAGTTATAGCAGGAATAGGAGTGGGTTTTGTATATGTTTGCCCTCTAGCAACATGTATTAAGTGGTTTCCAAAGAAAAAAGGTTTAGTTACAGGGATTGCCATTGGCGCATTTGGTATGGGAAGCCTAATTTTTAAAACAGTAATTGAAGCTCTAATAATAAATAAGGGCGTATCCCAATCATTTTTATGGCTTGGAATGATCTATTTAATATTGACAGTTACAGGATCAAGATTATTAAAAGAACCTTCTAAATCCCATTCAGATAAACATAAAGAAAATAACTCTACTTTATATACAGTTAGAACAATGGTAAAAACTAAAAACTTCTACTTTATCTGGTTCTCATACCTACTAGCTTGTATTGGAGGTCTTTTACTTATTAGTTCGGCTGTAGAGGTTGGTTTAAACGTAGCCCATGTAACATTTACCCAGGCAACATCAGCTGTTATTATAATATCAATATTCAATACCCTAGGCAGACTATTCTGGGGTATAATATCAGATAAGATAGGTTGCAGATTATCAGCAATGTTAATGTTTATTCTCTCTGCTCTAGCCCTATTTACTATTAGTTTGATACCGATAAATATCTTCCTCTTCTACTTTTTAATAGCAATCATTACATTCTGTTTTGGAGGATTTCTTGTTATATACCCTACTATAACATCAGAGTATTTTGGATTGACAAACCTAGGGAGAAATTATGGATTAGTATACCAGGCTTACGGTGTTGCGGCTTTAATTGGTCCTATTTTATTAAAACATAGTAACAGTTATACAACTCCTTTTATTATTACAGGGATTACATCTATTATAGGATTAATATTAATATCACAAATAAGGAAGTAA
- a CDS encoding tRNA 2-thiocytidine biosynthesis TtcA family protein — protein sequence MKKLETLIDKKITKSILKYKMIEEGDKVLLAVSGGKDSMILAYYLAKKIKGFPINFTFKAIHIQSEFGNPAEMANMEKLLQSWGVDYEILEVGVIKRLKPGKKMNCYWCSTQRRTELLKYAVDNGYDKIALGHHMDDIIESLIMNMALKGKISTMLPILDYDRYDQAIIRPLSYVKEHEIIKMADHLNITKCTCQCGFADNSKRRDMRDIIQTMVDTHGDVVRENLYNSMSNIIPRYLPEE from the coding sequence TTGAAGAAGTTAGAGACACTAATTGATAAAAAGATAACTAAATCGATATTAAAATATAAAATGATTGAAGAGGGAGATAAGGTTTTACTTGCTGTATCTGGGGGTAAGGACTCTATGATATTAGCCTACTACTTAGCAAAAAAAATAAAGGGATTCCCAATTAATTTTACCTTTAAAGCTATTCATATTCAGTCTGAGTTTGGGAACCCAGCGGAGATGGCCAATATGGAGAAACTACTCCAGAGCTGGGGGGTTGATTATGAAATACTTGAGGTGGGTGTAATAAAAAGGTTAAAACCAGGAAAAAAAATGAACTGTTATTGGTGTTCAACCCAAAGAAGGACTGAGTTATTAAAATACGCTGTGGATAATGGGTATGATAAGATAGCTCTTGGCCACCATATGGATGATATAATTGAATCATTAATAATGAATATGGCCCTAAAGGGAAAAATATCAACAATGTTACCAATATTAGATTACGATAGATATGACCAAGCAATTATTAGACCTCTCTCCTATGTTAAAGAGCATGAGATAATAAAAATGGCAGACCATTTAAATATTACTAAGTGTACCTGTCAGTGTGGGTTTGCAGATAATTCTAAACGTAGGGATATGAGGGATATTATCCAAACTATGGTAGATACCCATGGGGATGTTGTAAGGGAGAATCTATACAACTCTATGAGCAATATTATACCTAGATACCTTCCTGAAGAGTAA
- a CDS encoding 2-hydroxyacid dehydrogenase, translated as MKIVFYDSKQYDIDSFEKENRDFNYKLKFLDFKLTIETVELAKGYDAVCVFVNDIITEPIITRLHELGIKIIALRCAGYNNIDFKSAFNKVHVVRVPSYSPYAVAEHAMALIMTLNRKTHKAYNRTKESNFNIGGLMGFDLYKKNIGVIGTGKIGQKFIDIANGFGMNVLAYDKFPNTNLKVTYCDLDTLYRESDIISLHCPLLKETEHIINRDSIKKMKDGVMIINTSRGGLIDAKDLINGLKSRKIGSAGLDVYEEEAEYFFEDFSNDMISDDKLARLISFPNVLITSHQAFLTNEALKNIANTTLNNIKNFKDKEYIDNEVCYQCKQFGKCSKDEKKPCF; from the coding sequence ATGAAAATAGTATTTTACGATAGTAAACAGTATGATATAGACTCTTTTGAAAAAGAGAACAGAGACTTTAACTACAAGCTTAAGTTTCTTGACTTTAAGTTAACAATCGAAACAGTAGAATTAGCCAAAGGTTATGACGCTGTTTGTGTATTTGTAAATGATATAATAACGGAACCAATTATTACAAGATTACACGAACTTGGTATAAAAATTATAGCCCTACGTTGTGCGGGATATAATAACATCGATTTTAAAAGTGCTTTTAATAAAGTTCACGTAGTAAGGGTTCCAAGTTACTCCCCATACGCTGTAGCAGAACACGCAATGGCACTAATTATGACCTTAAATAGAAAAACTCATAAGGCTTATAATAGAACAAAGGAGAGCAACTTTAATATTGGTGGACTTATGGGCTTTGACCTATATAAAAAGAACATTGGTGTAATAGGAACAGGTAAGATAGGACAAAAGTTTATAGACATAGCAAATGGATTTGGAATGAATGTTTTAGCCTATGATAAATTTCCAAACACTAACCTAAAGGTTACCTATTGCGACTTAGATACTCTATATAGGGAGTCTGATATAATATCTCTACACTGCCCTCTGTTAAAGGAAACAGAGCACATAATAAATAGGGATAGTATTAAAAAGATGAAGGATGGAGTTATGATAATTAATACATCCCGGGGAGGTTTAATAGACGCAAAGGATCTAATTAATGGCCTTAAAAGCCGTAAGATAGGTTCTGCAGGGTTAGATGTTTACGAAGAGGAGGCTGAATACTTCTTTGAGGATTTCTCAAATGATATGATTTCAGATGATAAATTGGCAAGACTAATATCCTTCCCTAACGTATTAATTACAAGCCACCAAGCCTTTTTGACTAACGAAGCATTAAAGAATATTGCAAATACAACTTTAAATAATATTAAAAACTTTAAGGATAAAGAGTATATAGATAATGAGGTTTGTTATCAGTGTAAACAGTTTGGAAAGTGTTCAAAGGATGAAAAGAAGCCATGTTTCTAG